One part of the Vicia villosa cultivar HV-30 ecotype Madison, WI linkage group LG6, Vvil1.0, whole genome shotgun sequence genome encodes these proteins:
- the LOC131614382 gene encoding uncharacterized protein LOC131614382: MSFLDLFALSSKKNCKVAEVLIWTEGTHRWDFESLFLGENGTGTAAWAAAAAMPCWNRFSMSVSGHIPFKFENDTFVWSINAEKEFTVANISSAVNNSKPFGWDSILIRWLKAMWDLNLPPKIKLFALRFLIDRLPTKDELLKRGLSSISNPNCDFCGNVLESTSHLFFLCQEAREIWNHIFGWLGIKEEINFEEFLSFGDLQDKVKNRKRITLINFVWFATIWSLWLMRNAIIFKEEGFCFDVICTNIVFLAWRWLCVGYPKFRPSYYEWFKLPLSDYVNL, encoded by the coding sequence ATGTCTTTTCTGGATTTGTTTGCTCTTTCTTCTAAGAAAAATTGCAAGGTGGCGGAGGTGTTGATTTGGACCGAAGGAACACATAGGTGGGATTTCGAGTCGCTTTTTCTTGGCGAAAACGGTACCGGTACAGCTGCATGGGCAGCAGCGGCTGCCATGCCTTGCTGGAACAGATTCAGCATGTCGGTTAGCGGTCACATTCCTTTCAAGTTCGAGAATGACACATTCGTTTGGTCTATTAATGCGGAGAAGGAGTTTACCGTGGCTAACATCTCTTCCGCGGTCAACAACTCTAAACCTTTTGGATGGGATTCTATTTTAATTAGATGGTTGAAAGCTATGTGGGATCTTAATCTTCCGCCTAAGATTAAGTTGTTTGCATTGAGATTCCTAATTGATCGGCTTCCCACTAAGGATGAATTATTGAAAAGAGGTCTTTCTAGCATTTCCAATCCGAATTGTGACTTTTGTGGTAATGTTTTGGAATCTACATCTcaccttttctttctttgccaaGAGGCGAGGGAGATTTGGAATCATATTTTCGGGTGGTTAGGCATTAAGGAGGAAATCAACTTTGAGGAATTCTTGTCGTTTGGCGATTTACAAGATAAGGTGAAGAATAGAAAGCGAATAACTCTTATCAACTTTGTATGGTTTGCAACCATTTGGAGTCTTTGGCTAATGAGAAATGCTATAATCTTCAAGGAGGAGGGGTTTTGTTTCGATGTCATTTGTACTAATATAGTCTTTCTAGCTTGGCGTTGGTTGTGTGTCGGATACCCTAAGTTTAGACCAAGCTATTACGAATGGTTTAAACTTCCCTTATCCGATTATGTTAACCTTTAG